A genomic segment from Desulfarculaceae bacterium encodes:
- a CDS encoding FAD binding domain-containing protein, with product MLLPKFAFHQPAGVAEALEIMAQYGERAAIIAGGTDLLVNMKHGKLAPAQLIGLERLDDLAGLRAEGDALVVGPRLTASALAVSAELSGAAKVLALGAGAVGSPQVRNRATV from the coding sequence ATGCTTCTACCCAAGTTTGCCTTTCACCAACCGGCCGGCGTGGCCGAGGCGCTGGAGATCATGGCGCAGTACGGTGAACGGGCGGCAATCATCGCCGGCGGCACTGATCTGCTGGTCAACATGAAACACGGCAAGCTGGCTCCGGCCCAGCTCATCGGCCTTGAGCGCCTTGATGATCTGGCCGGGCTGAGGGCGGAGGGCGACGCGCTGGTGGTGGGGCCCCGCCTCACCGCCTCGGCCCTGGCCGTCAGCGCGGAGCTTAGCGGCGCGGCCAAGGTTCTGGCCCTGGGCGCGGGCGCGGTGGGCTCGCCCCAGGTGCGCAACCGGGCCACGGT